Proteins found in one Nerophis ophidion isolate RoL-2023_Sa linkage group LG21, RoL_Noph_v1.0, whole genome shotgun sequence genomic segment:
- the si:dkeyp-92c9.2 gene encoding cyclin-dependent kinase 5 activator 1: protein MGTVLSLSPKSGYYDHRPGSLCRYPSLSSRSLNSQKEPGGGLKRGQSIFLPALTWKRLVAATRKKGGAKKGSNVEPLNNNINIYQKDLNRENVRKSLSCANLSNYEVPAGLGYGLGLGHGYGYMKPQQLSVKKAPQGTLTTSPKRVIVQASTSELLRCLGEFLCCRCYRLKRLSPADPVLWLRAVDRSLLLQGWQDQAFVTPANVVFVYMLCRDVVDGDLVASEHELQATLLTCLYLSYSYMGNEISYPLKPFLVEAGKEAFWDRCLAIINATSSKMLRINADPHFFTQVFAELKREGGYSRVLDR, encoded by the coding sequence ATGGGTACCGTCCTCTCGCTGTCACCCAAGTCCGGCTACTACGACCACCGCCCCGGCTCCCTTTGCCGCTACCCCAGCCTCAGCAGCCGCTCGCTAAACAGCCAGAAGGAGCCCGGCGGCGGACTGAAGAGGGGACAGTCCATCTTCCTGCCGGCGCTCACCTGGAAGCGACTGGTGGCCGCCACCAGGAAGAAGGGCGGCGCCAAGAAGGGCTCCAATGTCGAGCCTCTCAACAACAACATAAACATTTACCAAAAGGACCTCAACCGGGAGAATGTGAGGAAGTCCCTGTCCTGTGCCAACCTGTCCAACTACGAGGTCCCGGCGGGTCTGGGCTACGGTCTGGGACTGGGCCACGGGTACGGCTACATGAAACCCCAGCAGCTATCGGTGAAGAAAGCCCCCCAGGGGACGCTGACCACGTCCCCGAAGCGCGTCATCGTCCAGGCGTCCACCAGCGAGCTGCTCCGGTGCCTGGGCGAGTTCCTGTGCTGTCGCTGCTACCGCCTCAAGCGCCTGTCCCCCGCCGACCCGGTCCTCTGGCTGCGGGCGGTGGACCGCTCGCTGCTGCTGCAGGGCTGGCAGGACCAGGCCTTCGTCACGCCCGCCAACGTGGTCTTCGTCTACATGCTGTGTCGGGACGTGGTGGACGGCGACCTGGTGGCGTCGGAGCACGAGCTCCAGGCCACGCTGCTCACCTGCCTCTACCTGTCCTACTCCTACATGGGCAACGAGATCTCCTACCCCTTGAAGCCCTTCCTGGTGGAGGCGGGGAAGGAGGCGTTCTGGGACCGCTGCCTCGCCATCATCAACGCCACCAGCTCCAAAATGCTGCGCATCAACGCGGATCCTCACTTCTTCACGCAGGTTTTCGCCGAACTCAAACGCGAAGGCGGCTACAGCAGAGTCCTGGACCGGTGA